One segment of Neobacillus endophyticus DNA contains the following:
- the mglB gene encoding galactose/glucose ABC transporter substrate-binding protein MglB yields the protein MVKKKKGLFLTATIATSILLAAGCSSSTSGTASSSSGNSGSSGGSLPAVGATIYKFDDNFMSYVRRSMQDEAKGKINLMLNDSQNDQAKQMEQVDTLIAKGAKSLAINLVDPKAAQTIIDKAKPKNIPVIFFNKEPDASVMKSYDKAYYVGTTSAEAGILQGDLIAKAWEANKDKWDKNHDGVLQYVLLKGEPGHPDAEARTKYVIDELHKKGIKTQELAMDTAMWDATKATEKMDAWISKFNDKIEFVIANNDGMALGAISSLEKAGYFTGNKFMPVVGVDSIPEALDMIKQGKMVGSILNDAKNQGKATIDLAANAANGKDVLDGTQWKLDDSRAVRVPYVMITKDNIQVGEDAYK from the coding sequence ATGGTGAAAAAGAAAAAAGGTTTATTTCTAACAGCAACGATCGCGACTAGTATTCTATTAGCTGCAGGGTGCAGCAGCTCAACTAGCGGTACTGCAAGTTCTTCAAGCGGTAACAGTGGAAGCAGCGGCGGCAGCCTTCCTGCAGTAGGTGCAACCATTTACAAGTTTGACGATAACTTCATGTCATATGTACGCCGTTCAATGCAGGATGAAGCAAAAGGCAAAATAAATCTTATGTTGAATGACTCTCAAAACGACCAGGCAAAACAAATGGAGCAAGTAGATACTTTGATTGCAAAAGGTGCAAAATCGCTTGCCATTAACCTTGTAGATCCAAAAGCTGCGCAAACGATCATTGATAAGGCTAAACCAAAAAATATTCCAGTTATCTTCTTCAACAAAGAGCCAGATGCAAGTGTTATGAAGAGCTATGATAAAGCTTACTATGTTGGAACAACTTCTGCTGAAGCAGGTATCCTGCAAGGGGATTTGATTGCTAAAGCTTGGGAAGCAAACAAGGATAAATGGGATAAAAACCATGATGGCGTCCTTCAATATGTATTACTAAAAGGTGAACCAGGACATCCGGATGCAGAAGCACGTACGAAGTATGTTATTGATGAACTTCACAAAAAGGGCATCAAAACGCAAGAGTTAGCAATGGATACTGCTATGTGGGATGCAACAAAGGCAACAGAAAAAATGGATGCGTGGATCTCTAAATTCAATGACAAAATTGAATTTGTTATTGCAAATAACGATGGTATGGCGTTAGGTGCTATTTCTTCCCTTGAAAAAGCTGGGTATTTCACAGGCAATAAGTTTATGCCAGTTGTTGGTGTTGACTCGATTCCTGAAGCCCTTGACATGATTAAACAAGGAAAAATGGTTGGCTCCATCTTAAACGACGCTAAGAACCAAGGAAAAGCGACAATTGACCTTGCTGCTAATGCTGCAAATGGTAAAGACGTATTGGATGGAACTCAATGGAAATTAGATGATTCCAGAGCTGTTCGTGTTCCATATGTCATGATCACAAAAGATAATATTCAAGTCGGTGAAGACGCTTATAAATAA